In Thermococcus zilligii AN1, a genomic segment contains:
- the cas3 gene encoding CRISPR-associated helicase Cas3' codes for MRAYEEAVKRLAEAKGFVPEKRPLLEEAFDFLTSSPKPFLVLNAPTGYGKTLLSFALALHSLTDASLFDRVIHVLPMRSIIEDVQRTAEEAFGFSRTKMMGSSGEFMHLFPLNVTTADTFTWDLMKLNTKKRHSVKAGKEFGYDYLTQASILTSLVIFDEAHFLLEDESMATAFDAAVEFLASQGVPIVVMTATLSQGHREFFRKYAEKCGYDFKVLSPGGEDPFVERELKKDISIEFGEGDPLKFIEPGERNALIVNTVKRAVELYDRAISNPGLGFKRDRILLIHGRMTPSHKRSIINRLRELGREDFLLIGTQAVEAGVDFSADVMITDRAPVNSLLQRFGRLARHAGDKSGRALVMKDSPTGPYSEEMVDRTLKLIAGKSIHPRVPSTYEMAVTEVYGSSPSSINRLIDKNVKGKLFRLMSDPSKRAPDVLGEVEQLVAKGVPVMRNFLVPLSVENETVLISPEKLFELYSRGAVEVRGFKSEIKTLKDAYEVAKGVALGNNIEILFTGSYDQERGIV; via the coding sequence ATGAGGGCATACGAGGAAGCGGTCAAGAGGCTCGCGGAGGCAAAGGGCTTTGTGCCCGAGAAAAGGCCTTTACTCGAGGAGGCCTTTGACTTTTTAACCTCGTCCCCCAAACCCTTCCTCGTTCTCAACGCCCCAACGGGTTACGGAAAGACGCTCCTGAGCTTTGCCCTGGCCCTCCACTCCCTAACCGACGCTTCTCTATTCGATAGAGTCATCCACGTCCTCCCGATGAGGTCAATAATCGAGGACGTTCAAAGGACGGCTGAAGAGGCGTTCGGGTTCTCGAGAACCAAAATGATGGGGTCAAGCGGGGAGTTTATGCACCTCTTTCCCCTGAACGTGACCACGGCTGACACGTTCACGTGGGATCTGATGAAGCTCAACACGAAAAAGAGACACAGCGTCAAAGCTGGAAAGGAGTTCGGCTACGATTACCTGACCCAGGCCTCAATCCTGACTTCATTGGTCATATTCGACGAGGCCCACTTTCTCCTCGAGGACGAATCCATGGCGACTGCCTTCGATGCCGCCGTAGAGTTTCTGGCTTCCCAGGGCGTTCCGATCGTTGTGATGACCGCCACCCTCTCCCAAGGGCACAGAGAGTTTTTCAGAAAGTATGCGGAGAAGTGCGGGTACGACTTCAAAGTTTTATCCCCCGGTGGGGAGGATCCCTTTGTGGAGAGAGAACTCAAAAAGGACATTTCCATTGAATTCGGGGAAGGTGATCCGCTGAAGTTCATCGAACCCGGGGAGAGAAACGCACTCATAGTGAACACAGTAAAAAGGGCAGTGGAGCTGTACGACAGGGCAATCTCAAATCCGGGCCTTGGGTTTAAACGCGACAGGATACTCCTGATCCATGGAAGAATGACGCCGAGCCACAAGAGATCCATAATCAACCGGCTCAGGGAGCTGGGAAGGGAAGATTTCCTCCTGATAGGGACACAGGCAGTCGAAGCAGGCGTGGACTTCTCCGCGGACGTTATGATAACGGACAGGGCGCCGGTTAACTCCCTGCTCCAGCGCTTTGGAAGGCTCGCCCGCCACGCAGGCGACAAGAGCGGCAGGGCCCTCGTAATGAAGGACTCCCCCACGGGCCCGTATTCTGAAGAGATGGTGGACAGGACATTAAAGCTAATCGCTGGGAAGAGCATCCATCCGCGCGTTCCTTCGACCTACGAAATGGCAGTCACCGAGGTTTATGGCTCGAGCCCCAGCTCCATTAACAGACTCATTGACAAGAATGTGAAAGGTAAGCTTTTCAGGCTCATGAGCGACCCATCCAAAAGGGCCCCCGATGTACTTGGAGAGGTTGAACAGCTTGTAGCGAAGGGTGTCCCGGTAATGAGGAACTTCCTTGTCCCCCTTTCTGTTGAGAACGAAACCGTTCTCATAAGCCCGGAGAAGCTCTTTGAGCTTTACTCGAGGGGAGCCGTTGAGGTCAGGGGCTTTAAATCCGAGATTAAGACCCTTAAGGATGCCTACGAGGTCGCAAAGGGTGTCGCGCTCGGAAATAACATCGAGATACTCTTTACCGGAAGCTACGACCAGGAGCGTGGTATAGTATGA
- a CDS encoding CRISPR-associated endonuclease Cas3'' gives MSPCAYFKNGECVETMEAHLKRGLELLERLYIGRDYGKFLGRLLGVTPKAAEELLRKAYILHDVGKCLETFQTRREGFGYHEFYSYLLAKNALAEFSTAGKIAAVAILLHHHDWIRDRTAKKPQSLRLTEECIQLLEELSGTSIPREIPWGKPIEEYGIAERILRENLRGVYALLLPIVVADNYAAACNRGGNGSMLGEEIMEVLKVRGWGHVGHLPRGL, from the coding sequence ATGAGCCCCTGCGCCTACTTCAAGAACGGGGAGTGCGTCGAGACGATGGAAGCTCACCTAAAGCGGGGCCTCGAGCTGCTGGAGAGGCTTTATATCGGAAGAGACTACGGCAAATTTCTGGGAAGGCTCCTTGGCGTTACACCGAAGGCGGCTGAGGAGCTTCTAAGGAAAGCCTATATCCTCCACGATGTCGGAAAGTGCCTTGAGACGTTCCAGACGAGACGTGAAGGCTTTGGATACCACGAGTTCTACTCCTACCTGCTGGCAAAAAACGCGCTGGCAGAGTTTAGCACTGCAGGCAAGATAGCCGCGGTCGCGATTCTTCTTCACCACCACGACTGGATAAGAGACAGAACCGCGAAGAAACCCCAGAGCTTAAGGCTCACCGAGGAATGCATTCAGCTCCTTGAAGAGCTCTCAGGCACTTCTATTCCACGGGAGATACCCTGGGGAAAACCAATCGAAGAGTACGGGATTGCCGAGAGAATTCTTCGGGAGAACCTCAGGGGTGTCTACGCCCTCCTTCTGCCGATAGTGGTGGCGGACAATTACGCCGCGGCCTGCAACAGGGGTGGAAACGGGAGCATGCTCGGGGAGGAGATTATGGAGGTCCTAAAAGTGAGGGGGTGGGGCCATGTTGGTCATCTTCCCCGTGGGCTTTGA
- the csa3 gene encoding CRISPR-associated CARF protein Csa3 produces MLVIFPVGFDEKFIVRALMRKREGIDGLEHGDKLMAILPEGYEEERRIVNALEAIEGIALPIVGEGNVIRLEVPLHGENLVLAIKRGIEENMTRDRIVLAVLSGGMRPLLVGTMLALLSLRDARIIVESDFENLSGYISLELSPFLAPQSKRWKLVLCGLAKGKSVRAIAEELGVSPATISNELEKMVNYHLVKAERPDGRAPKYYVTSAGRMYLKLMGGECDET; encoded by the coding sequence ATGTTGGTCATCTTCCCCGTGGGCTTTGATGAGAAGTTCATAGTCCGCGCACTGATGAGGAAGAGGGAAGGGATAGACGGCCTTGAACACGGTGATAAATTGATGGCCATCCTCCCAGAAGGCTATGAAGAGGAACGCAGGATAGTCAACGCGCTGGAAGCCATAGAGGGCATAGCCCTGCCCATAGTGGGGGAAGGTAACGTCATCCGTCTGGAGGTTCCCCTCCATGGAGAGAACCTCGTGCTGGCTATAAAGCGGGGTATTGAGGAGAACATGACCCGCGACAGGATTGTTCTTGCGGTTCTCTCCGGGGGGATGAGGCCACTTCTCGTTGGGACAATGCTGGCGCTCCTCAGCCTGAGGGATGCCAGAATCATCGTCGAAAGCGATTTTGAAAACCTTTCCGGCTACATATCCCTTGAGTTGAGTCCATTCCTCGCCCCTCAGAGCAAAAGGTGGAAGTTAGTACTCTGCGGCCTCGCCAAGGGAAAAAGCGTAAGGGCGATAGCAGAGGAGCTTGGAGTTTCACCGGCGACAATAAGCAACGAGCTGGAGAAAATGGTAAATTATCACCTGGTAAAGGCGGAGAGACCAGACGGGAGAGCACCAAAGTACTACGTAACCAGCGCGGGAAGAATGTACCTAAAGCTCATGGGGGGAGAGTGCGATGAGACCTAA
- a CDS encoding PD-(D/E)XK nuclease family protein, translating into MENPDGLETFNREIRNRIAGRRSPRKIWVTSLSFCLRKAALSTYLETSKYERTGEMLLGTLLHRWVQENVEFEGIRFEVPLEYEIADGWVLVGKADAILGDKVLEFKLKGFNPENGPGSLDGMEEPSKTWKEQLNAYLNMAGLQEGYIYVFDRDGLDFRYFRVERDEEAFSKMLGRAKVVITGVGDLEQGKFPAWIKPRYTNECESCIFRAICGAIDRPWERPT; encoded by the coding sequence ATGGAAAACCCCGACGGGCTCGAAACGTTCAACCGGGAGATCAGGAACAGGATAGCAGGAAGGAGGTCGCCGAGGAAGATATGGGTGACATCCCTGAGCTTCTGCCTCAGGAAGGCGGCGCTCTCCACGTACCTTGAGACCTCCAAGTACGAGCGCACCGGGGAGATGCTCCTCGGGACGCTGCTCCACAGGTGGGTCCAGGAGAACGTCGAGTTTGAGGGGATAAGGTTCGAGGTGCCGCTGGAGTACGAGATCGCCGACGGCTGGGTTCTCGTCGGAAAAGCGGACGCGATACTTGGGGACAAAGTTCTGGAGTTCAAGCTCAAGGGATTCAACCCGGAGAACGGGCCCGGAAGCCTCGACGGGATGGAGGAGCCCTCAAAGACATGGAAGGAACAGCTCAACGCCTACCTCAACATGGCCGGCCTGCAAGAAGGATACATCTACGTCTTTGACAGAGACGGCCTCGACTTCAGGTACTTCAGGGTGGAGAGGGACGAAGAGGCGTTCAGTAAGATGCTGGGGCGCGCAAAGGTTGTGATAACCGGCGTGGGGGACCTTGAGCAGGGGAAGTTTCCGGCGTGGATAAAGCCGCGCTACACCAATGAATGCGAGTCGTGCATCTTCAGAGCGATATGCGGCGCGATAGACAGACCATGGGAGAGGCCTACATGA
- the cas2 gene encoding CRISPR-associated endonuclease Cas2 — MYVVIVYDVSVERVNGVKKFLRQHLHWVQNSVFEGEVTQAEFERIKAGLRELVNEDEDSVVIYKLRSQPLREVIGMEKNPMEDIM; from the coding sequence ATGTACGTCGTCATAGTCTATGACGTCTCCGTCGAGCGGGTGAACGGGGTGAAGAAGTTCCTCCGTCAGCACCTCCACTGGGTTCAGAACAGTGTTTTTGAGGGGGAGGTAACCCAGGCGGAGTTCGAGCGCATAAAGGCGGGATTAAGGGAGCTTGTAAACGAGGACGAGGACTCCGTGGTGATATACAAGCTTCGCTCCCAGCCCCTTAGGGAAGTAATCGGAATGGAGAAAAACCCAATGGAGGACATCATGTAG
- a CDS encoding SDR family oxidoreductase: MSGRFGGKTCIVTGGARGIGAAIAHRFASEGCRTAILDVDEEAGRLREKQLTSMGLSAKFFRADVSVEGEVSEAIGRVYETFGSIDVLVNNAGIGYGKPLELQTLDEWKRVIDVNLTGPYLCAKHAARYMKGRGGVIINIASTRALQSEPNTEPYSASKGGLLALTHALAMSLAPYRIRVLAVSPGWIDTSEWQIPPRKPELSPLDHGQHPAGRVGRPEDVAALVAFLASDEAGWMTGVNVVIDGGMTKKMIYIDENVIEDSIAMLLQDKELASMIRALIGRAKEDRDGAREALRELLEGRD, translated from the coding sequence ATGTCCGGCAGATTTGGGGGCAAAACCTGCATAGTAACAGGGGGTGCAAGGGGCATAGGTGCGGCGATAGCCCACCGCTTCGCGTCTGAGGGCTGTAGAACGGCCATCCTGGACGTTGACGAAGAGGCTGGAAGGTTAAGGGAGAAGCAGCTCACCTCGATGGGTTTATCGGCTAAGTTCTTCAGGGCGGATGTCTCCGTTGAGGGGGAAGTTTCCGAAGCAATTGGGAGGGTTTACGAAACTTTTGGCTCTATCGACGTCCTCGTGAACAACGCCGGCATAGGGTACGGGAAGCCCCTGGAGCTCCAGACGTTGGACGAGTGGAAGAGAGTAATAGACGTCAACCTCACCGGGCCCTACCTGTGTGCCAAGCATGCCGCCAGGTACATGAAGGGGAGGGGAGGTGTGATAATAAACATAGCCTCCACGAGGGCGCTCCAGTCCGAGCCGAACACGGAGCCATACTCGGCCTCCAAGGGCGGACTGCTCGCGCTGACACATGCCCTCGCGATGAGCCTCGCGCCCTACAGGATAAGGGTTCTCGCCGTTTCCCCTGGATGGATAGACACGAGTGAGTGGCAGATACCCCCAAGAAAACCTGAGTTAAGCCCCCTCGACCACGGACAGCACCCCGCCGGAAGGGTTGGAAGGCCGGAGGACGTTGCCGCACTCGTTGCTTTCCTGGCTTCCGACGAAGCCGGCTGGATGACGGGTGTCAACGTGGTCATAGACGGCGGAATGACGAAGAAGATGATATACATCGACGAAAACGTCATAGAGGACTCAATCGCGATGCTCCTCCAGGATAAAGAGCTGGCCTCAATGATAAGGGCGCTCATAGGGAGGGCTAAGGAGGACAGAGATGGGGCGCGCGAGGCGTTGAGGGAGCTCCTCGAAGGCCGGGACTGA
- a CDS encoding sodium:proton antiporter, translating into MVNRLGEFIKREWFLSSLFVLYVVLLLRDGSLLERTPDLIDWGGLALITSLILVSKGLELSGAFAELSILVVNLSRGSEKRLALILLPTIALSSAIIMNDTAMLIFIPFIVALSRLIERDMAALVVFSAIAANVGSSLTPIGNPQNIIIWRHYGVPFQDFIAYMLPFVLLWLILLLLFAFVVFRGSLPERKLQAVKVREGLLWSSLFLLIINIVLAREGEALWTLPLTVVILSLVGRDVLLSFDWALVLTFAFIFVDFGELSRIMASLGLHPPSSEVGLFLSSALLSQVVSNVPATVLLLSAENWGPLAVGVNAGGTGFMVGSLANLIAIRIARVSIGKFHRYSVPYFLLILLLSALLLWILP; encoded by the coding sequence GTGGTTAATCGCCTGGGTGAGTTCATAAAGAGGGAATGGTTCCTCTCATCGCTTTTCGTCCTTTACGTAGTCCTTCTCCTCAGGGACGGCTCGCTCCTCGAAAGGACGCCCGATCTTATAGACTGGGGCGGGCTCGCATTAATAACCTCACTCATACTCGTCTCCAAGGGGCTTGAACTGTCGGGAGCTTTCGCGGAGCTCTCGATCCTGGTCGTAAACCTCTCCCGCGGTTCGGAAAAGAGGCTCGCCCTGATTCTCCTCCCGACCATAGCGCTGTCTTCGGCAATCATAATGAACGACACCGCCATGCTTATTTTCATCCCCTTTATTGTGGCCCTCTCGCGCCTCATTGAGAGGGACATGGCAGCTTTGGTCGTCTTTTCGGCCATAGCGGCGAACGTCGGCTCCTCCCTGACCCCGATAGGGAACCCCCAGAACATAATAATCTGGAGGCACTACGGCGTTCCCTTCCAGGACTTCATAGCCTATATGCTCCCCTTCGTCCTGCTCTGGCTTATCCTTCTCCTCCTCTTTGCCTTCGTGGTATTCAGGGGTTCCCTCCCAGAAAGAAAGCTCCAGGCGGTGAAAGTTCGTGAAGGCCTGCTCTGGAGTTCGCTCTTCCTGCTAATAATTAACATCGTGCTCGCCCGGGAAGGAGAGGCCCTCTGGACGTTGCCCCTCACCGTGGTGATTCTCTCCCTGGTAGGGAGGGACGTTTTACTCAGCTTCGACTGGGCCCTGGTGTTGACCTTCGCGTTCATCTTCGTGGACTTCGGTGAACTCTCAAGGATTATGGCCTCCCTGGGTCTCCACCCACCTTCATCGGAGGTCGGGCTGTTCCTCTCTTCGGCACTCCTCAGCCAGGTGGTGAGCAACGTGCCCGCCACTGTCCTGCTCCTTTCCGCGGAGAACTGGGGCCCGCTCGCCGTGGGAGTTAACGCCGGCGGGACGGGCTTCATGGTAGGCTCTCTGGCGAACCTGATAGCGATAAGGATAGCGCGGGTAAGCATAGGGAAGTTCCACCGCTATTCGGTGCCATACTTCCTTCTGATCCTTCTCCTCTCCGCTTTACTCCTCTGGATTCTCCCTTAG
- a CDS encoding SDR family oxidoreductase — protein MVNVKVAVVTGASRGLGRAIAEVLAEENYALALGARSVGELEKLVEELDAEVFYGYLDVSSWESVEDFSRKVLERFGGVDLVVANAGVGYFGRLEEISDEDFKSMVEVNLLGLWRTIKAFLPSLKDRKGTVVAVTSDVSARVFPGGGAYVSTKWGARALVRTFQLENPEVRFLELRPGAIDTYFAGSRPGKPKEHGFLKPEEVAEALRCLLRLPPDVRVEELMLRSTHQRPEF, from the coding sequence GTGGTCAATGTGAAGGTCGCGGTCGTTACAGGTGCCTCCCGCGGTCTCGGGAGGGCTATAGCTGAAGTACTTGCCGAGGAAAACTACGCCCTTGCCCTCGGCGCGAGGAGCGTTGGGGAGCTCGAAAAGCTCGTGGAAGAGCTCGACGCCGAGGTCTTTTACGGTTACCTCGACGTCTCAAGCTGGGAAAGCGTGGAGGACTTCTCCCGGAAGGTGCTGGAGCGCTTCGGCGGAGTTGACCTGGTTGTGGCGAATGCCGGGGTGGGCTATTTCGGGAGGCTCGAAGAGATAAGCGACGAGGACTTTAAGAGCATGGTGGAAGTAAACCTGCTCGGTCTGTGGAGGACGATAAAAGCTTTCCTACCCTCACTGAAGGACAGGAAAGGAACAGTGGTTGCCGTCACCTCGGATGTTTCGGCGAGGGTCTTTCCGGGAGGGGGAGCATACGTCTCCACCAAGTGGGGCGCGAGGGCGCTGGTAAGGACATTCCAGCTCGAAAACCCTGAAGTTAGGTTCCTTGAGCTCAGGCCCGGGGCGATAGACACTTATTTCGCGGGGAGCAGACCCGGCAAGCCGAAGGAGCACGGCTTCCTGAAACCTGAAGAGGTTGCAGAGGCCCTCCGCTGCCTGCTGAGGCTTCCTCCCGATGTAAGGGTTGAAGAGCTGATGCTCCGCTCCACCCACCAGAGGCCCGAGTTCTGA
- a CDS encoding DUF234 domain-containing protein, translating into MVELNKVGRLPFKFTRIGRWWHRDEEIDLVAVGSNGKKVLLVEVKWRDLRKREARGVLRDLKRKFDLMGLSEWEALV; encoded by the coding sequence TTGGTCGAGCTGAACAAAGTCGGAAGGTTGCCTTTTAAGTTCACCAGGATAGGCCGCTGGTGGCACAGGGATGAAGAAATTGATCTGGTGGCGGTGGGTAGCAACGGGAAGAAAGTTCTTCTTGTGGAGGTGAAGTGGAGGGATCTAAGGAAACGAGAAGCCCGTGGAGTCCTGAGAGACTTGAAAAGGAAGTTCGACCTTATGGGCCTCTCAGAATGGGAGGCATTGGTCTAA
- a CDS encoding nitroreductase family protein — translation MEFFEVLSKRRSIRRFQDRPVPGELVEKLLEAAFLSPSSFNKRPWHFIVVDDREKLRALSKAKPGASGLATAPLAIVVTADGSRSDVWIEDASIAAEHIHLASFALGLGSFWVQIRNRVHSGDKTAEDYVRELLNIPENYRVLCIIGVGYPAEEKPPHGEEVFEWEKASRNGFGRPFKT, via the coding sequence ATGGAGTTCTTCGAAGTTCTCAGCAAGAGGAGGAGCATAAGGCGCTTCCAGGACAGGCCGGTTCCGGGAGAACTCGTGGAGAAGCTTTTAGAGGCGGCCTTCCTCTCACCGAGCTCCTTCAATAAGAGGCCCTGGCACTTCATAGTGGTCGATGACAGGGAGAAGCTTAGGGCCCTGTCTAAGGCCAAGCCAGGGGCTTCGGGTCTGGCCACAGCACCGCTTGCAATCGTTGTAACCGCGGACGGGAGCAGGAGTGACGTGTGGATTGAAGATGCCAGCATAGCGGCGGAGCACATTCATCTGGCCAGTTTTGCCCTCGGTTTGGGCTCCTTCTGGGTGCAGATAAGGAACAGGGTGCACAGTGGAGATAAAACGGCTGAGGACTACGTCAGGGAGCTTTTGAACATCCCGGAAAACTACCGCGTGCTCTGCATCATTGGGGTTGGCTATCCCGCGGAGGAGAAGCCACCTCACGGTGAAGAGGTTTTCGAATGGGAAAAAGCGAGCAGAAACGGGTTCGGAAGGCCCTTTAAGACCTAA
- the galT gene encoding galactose-1-phosphate uridylyltransferase produces the protein MRELRYNPLTGQWVMVSAVRRERPWRPRDYCPFCPGGEETGYGWEVLILPNRFPMLSFDAPKPETPGFYRRARAIGQCSVIVETPEHGLRDLDGLSQEQMVRVVELWKNVTAELKKNPGVAYLAIFRNKGEEIGVSLTHPHGQLYALPFIPLKARLKLENSRNYYNRHGECLFCRVLREELKGERLIYENGSFVIFMPFFAGWPFEIHIYPKRHVQWLTQLEGNEVEDLAEAIRVATGTLNEVLGRDMPYSMMVFQAPFKGSYGFYHLHIEFYPILRDNGKIKYAAGIEMGTWEFTYDGVPEENAERLREACKKALERLGARGRCSEALE, from the coding sequence ATGAGGGAACTCCGCTACAACCCTTTAACCGGACAGTGGGTGATGGTCTCGGCGGTGAGAAGGGAGAGGCCCTGGAGGCCCAGGGACTACTGTCCATTCTGCCCGGGGGGTGAAGAGACAGGGTACGGCTGGGAGGTTCTAATCCTTCCAAACCGCTTCCCCATGCTCTCCTTCGATGCCCCAAAGCCAGAAACTCCCGGCTTCTACAGGAGGGCCCGCGCCATAGGCCAGTGCAGCGTTATAGTTGAAACCCCGGAGCACGGCCTCAGAGACCTCGACGGGCTCTCCCAGGAGCAGATGGTCAGAGTTGTTGAACTGTGGAAAAACGTAACGGCGGAGTTAAAAAAGAACCCTGGGGTTGCCTACTTAGCTATCTTCCGGAACAAGGGCGAGGAAATCGGCGTAAGCCTAACACACCCCCACGGTCAGCTCTACGCGCTTCCCTTCATACCCCTGAAGGCGAGGCTCAAGCTTGAGAACTCAAGGAACTATTACAACCGCCACGGGGAGTGCCTCTTCTGCAGAGTCCTCAGGGAAGAGCTCAAAGGGGAAAGGCTGATCTACGAGAACGGGAGCTTTGTAATCTTCATGCCTTTCTTCGCGGGCTGGCCCTTTGAAATCCACATCTACCCAAAGAGGCACGTCCAGTGGCTGACCCAGCTGGAGGGAAACGAGGTGGAAGACCTGGCGGAGGCTATAAGGGTGGCCACCGGAACCCTCAACGAAGTCCTCGGCAGGGACATGCCCTACTCCATGATGGTTTTCCAGGCGCCCTTCAAAGGGAGCTACGGGTTCTACCACCTCCACATAGAGTTCTACCCCATACTGCGCGACAACGGCAAGATAAAGTACGCCGCGGGGATAGAGATGGGGACGTGGGAGTTTACCTACGACGGTGTTCCTGAGGAGAACGCGGAGAGGCTGAGGGAGGCGTGTAAAAAGGCCCTGGAAAGACTCGGTGCCAGGGGGAGATGCTCCGAAGCGTTGGAATGA
- a CDS encoding glycoside hydrolase family 1 protein, which yields MALKFPEGFLFGTATAAHQIEGENRWNDWWYYEQTGKLPYKSGKACNHWEKYEEDIGLMAELGYNAYRFSIEWSRIFPEEGRLNEDALNRYGEILELLRGKGIEPNVTLHHFTSPLWFMKKGGFLREENLKYWEKYVETVADILKGVKLVATFNEPMVYVMMGYLTAYWPPFVRSPLKAFRVAANLLRAHAVAYETLHGSFNVGIVKNVPVMLPASDSEGDKKAAQRADNLFNWNFMDAIWSGNFRGAFKSYRVPESDVDFIGINYYTAAEVRHSWNPLKFFFDARNAEIGDRKTQMGWSVYPEGIYRAISKMANYGRPMYITENGIATLDDGWRKEFIVQHLQYVHKAMSEGHDVRGYFYWSFMDNYEWREGFEPRFGLIEVDYNTFERKPRESAYLYGEIAKKGEIGEEIVERYLKGPLRP from the coding sequence ATGGCCCTGAAGTTCCCGGAGGGTTTCCTTTTTGGTACCGCGACCGCGGCACACCAGATAGAGGGTGAAAACCGCTGGAACGACTGGTGGTATTACGAGCAAACCGGGAAGCTCCCCTATAAGTCAGGCAAGGCCTGCAACCACTGGGAGAAATACGAAGAGGACATTGGGCTCATGGCCGAGCTCGGCTACAACGCGTACCGCTTCTCAATAGAGTGGAGCCGGATTTTCCCGGAGGAGGGGAGGCTGAACGAAGATGCCCTCAACCGTTACGGGGAAATCCTCGAGCTTCTCCGCGGGAAGGGCATAGAGCCGAACGTGACACTGCACCACTTCACATCACCGCTGTGGTTCATGAAGAAGGGAGGCTTCCTCAGGGAGGAGAACCTCAAATACTGGGAGAAGTACGTGGAAACCGTTGCCGACATCCTGAAGGGGGTAAAACTCGTCGCGACCTTCAACGAGCCGATGGTGTACGTCATGATGGGCTATTTAACCGCCTACTGGCCGCCTTTCGTCAGGAGCCCCCTCAAGGCGTTTAGAGTCGCCGCTAACCTGCTCAGGGCCCACGCGGTTGCCTACGAGACTTTACATGGCAGTTTCAACGTGGGCATCGTCAAGAACGTCCCGGTGATGCTTCCCGCGAGCGATAGTGAGGGGGACAAAAAGGCCGCTCAGAGGGCGGACAACCTCTTCAACTGGAACTTCATGGACGCGATATGGAGCGGGAACTTCAGGGGGGCCTTTAAATCCTACAGGGTCCCGGAGAGCGACGTTGACTTCATCGGGATAAACTACTACACCGCGGCGGAGGTAAGGCACAGCTGGAACCCGCTGAAGTTCTTCTTTGATGCCAGAAACGCCGAAATCGGGGACAGGAAGACCCAGATGGGGTGGAGCGTCTATCCCGAGGGCATTTACCGGGCCATCAGCAAAATGGCCAACTATGGGAGGCCCATGTACATAACTGAGAACGGCATAGCGACCCTCGACGACGGGTGGAGGAAGGAGTTCATAGTCCAGCACCTCCAGTATGTGCATAAGGCCATGAGCGAGGGCCACGACGTCAGGGGCTATTTCTACTGGTCGTTCATGGACAACTACGAGTGGAGGGAAGGCTTTGAGCCGAGGTTTGGCTTAATAGAGGTTGACTACAACACCTTCGAGAGGAAGCCGAGGGAGAGCGCGTACCTCTACGGGGAGATAGCGAAGAAAGGGGAGATAGGGGAGGAAATCGTTGAAAGGTATCTTAAAGGGCCTTTGAGGCCTTGA